A single Camelus ferus isolate YT-003-E chromosome 3, BCGSAC_Cfer_1.0, whole genome shotgun sequence DNA region contains:
- the LOC102520656 gene encoding olfactory receptor 2B11, with the protein MRSDNQSFWGDPPEDFVLLGVSDKPWLQLPLFVVLLVSYVLAMLGNISIVLVSRLDPQLHSPMYIFLSHLSFLDLCYTTTTVPQMLVNMGSSMKTISYNGCTVQYTVFHWLGCTECIVLAAMALDRYVAICEPLRYAIIMHRPLCQQLVAVAWLSGFGNSLVQVVLTVQLPFCGRQVLNNFFCEVPAMIKLSCADTAVNDTTLAVLVAFFVLVPLALILLSYSFIARAVLRIKSSRGRRKAFGTCSSHLVVVSLFYLPAIYMYLQPPSSYSQEQGKFISLFYSIITPTLNPFIYTLRNKDVKGALRRLLARIWRLCTR; encoded by the coding sequence ATGAGAAGTGACAACCAGAGCTTTTGGGGGGACCCTCCTGAGGACTTTGTCCTTCTGGGTGTTTCTGACAAGCCATGGCTGCAACTCCCTCTCTTTGTAGTCCTCCTGGTGTCCTATGTTCTGGCCATGTTGGGGAACATTTCCATCGTCCTGGTGTCCCGGCTGGATCCCCAGCTCCACAGCCCCATGTACATCTTCCTCAGCCACCTCTCCTTCCTGGACCTCTGctacaccaccaccaccgtcCCTCAGATGCTGGTCAACATGGGAAGCTCCATGAAGACCATCAGCTACAATGGCTGCACAGTACAGTACACAGTTTTCCACTGGTTGGGGTGCACTGAGTGCATTGTCTTGGCAGCCATGGCCCtggaccgctacgtggccatctgtgAGCCCCTCCGGTATGCCATTATCATGCACCGCCCTCTCTGCCAGCAGCTCGTGGCTGTGGCCTGGCTCAGTGGCTTTGGCAACTCCCTCGTTCAGGTAGTCCTGACAGTGCAGTTGCCTTTCTGTGGGCGGCAGGTGCTGAACAACTTCTTCTGTGAGGTGCCAGCCATGATCAAGCTATCCTGTGCTGACACAGCTGTGAATGACACCACACTGGCCGTGCTGGTGGCCTTCTTTGTGCTGGTCCCCCTGGCTCTCATCCTTCTCTCCTACAGCTTCATTGCCCGTGCAGTGCTCAGGATCAAGTCCTCCAGGGGACGCCGCAAGGCCTTTGGGACCTGTTCCTCCCACCTGGTGGTGGTCTCTCTCTTCTACCTACCTGCCATCTACATGTACCTGCAGCCCCCTTCCAGCTACTCCCAAGAGCAGGGCAAGTTTATCTCTCTCTTCTATTCCATAATCACTCCCACCCTCAATCCTTTCATCTATACCCTGAGGAATAAGGATGTGAAGGGTGCTCTGAGAAGACTCCTGGCGAGGATCTGGAGGCTCTGCACAAGATGA